In the Danaus plexippus chromosome 4, MEX_DaPlex, whole genome shotgun sequence genome, one interval contains:
- the LOC116768322 gene encoding DDB1- and CUL4-associated factor 7 isoform X1, whose protein sequence is MSMPHSSSSTTSSSTKRKEIYKYQAQWPLYSMNWSVRPDKRFRLALGSFVEEYNNKVQIISLDEETSEFSAKSTFDHPYPTTKIMWIPDSKGVYPDLLATSGDYLRIWRAGEPYTLFECVLNNNKNSDFCAPLTSFDWNEVDPNLIGTSSIDTTCTIWGLETGQVMGRVNEVSGHVKTQLIAHDKEVYDIAFSRAGGGRDMFASVGADGSVRMFDLRHLEHSTIIYEDPQHTPLLRLAWNKQDPNYLATIAMDACEVIILDVRVPCTPVARLNNHRACVNGIAWAPHSSCHICTAGDDHQALIWDIQQMPRAIEDPILAYTAAEAAGSEVNQIQWGATQPDWIAICYNRHTEILRV, encoded by the exons ATGTCGATGCCACATAGTAGCTCGAGCACTACGAGTTCAAGCACAAAAcgtaaagaaatatacaa ATATCAAGCACAATGGCCTCTGTACTCCATGAATTGGTCAGTTCGTCCGGACAAAAGGTTCCGTTTGGCTCTGGGCAGTTTTGTGGAAGAGTATAATAATAAG GTACAAATCATATCATTGGATGAGGAGACGAGTGAGTTCAGTGCTAAGAGCACATTCGACCATCCTTATCCAACCACAAAAATTATGTGGATTCCGGACAGCAAGGGGGTGTATCCTGATCTTCTGGCTACTAGTG GGGACTACCTCCGCATCTGGCGTGCCGGTGAACCGTACACATTGTTCGAGTGTGTTTTGAATAATAACAAGAACTCAGACTTTTGTGCCCCTCTCACATCTTTTGATTGGAATGAAGTCGACCCAAATTTGATTGGTACAAGTAGTATCGACACCACTTGCACCATCTGGGGCTTGGAGACGGGACAGGTGATGGGGAGAGTCAATGAGGTCTCTGGACATGTGAAGACTCAACTGATTGCTCATGATAAG GAGGTGTACGACATAGCGTTCAGTCGCGCGGGAGGAGGCCGCGACATGTTCGCCTCGGTGGGAGCGGACGGCTCTGTTCGCATGTTTGACCTGAGACACCTTGAACATTCCACCATTATATATGAG GATCCGCAACACACGCCGCTGCTCCGGCTGGCGTGGAACAAGCAGGACCCCAACTACTTGGCCACTATAGCGATGGACGCGTGTGAAGTCATCATACTTGACGTGAGGGTTCCTTGCACGCCGGTCGCCAGGCTCAACAACCACAGAGCCTGTGTTAACGGCATCGCTTGGGCTCCGCacag TTCGTGCCACATCTGCACGGCGGGCGACGACCACCAGGCGCTGATCTGGGACATCCAGCAGATGCCGCGCGCCATCGAGGACCCCATCCTGGCGTACACCGCCGCCGAGG CTGCCGGGAGCGAGGTGAACCAGATCCAGTGGGGCGCCACGCAGCCCGACTGGATCGCGATATGCTATAACAGACACACCGAGATACTGCGAGTTTAG
- the LOC116768322 gene encoding DDB1- and CUL4-associated factor 7 isoform X2 → MSMPHSSSSTTSSSTKRKEIYKYQAQWPLYSMNWSVRPDKRFRLALGSFVEEYNNKVQIISLDEETSEFSAKSTFDHPYPTTKIMWIPDSKGVYPDLLATSGDYLRIWRAGEPYTLFECVLNNNKNSDFCAPLTSFDWNEVDPNLIGTSSIDTTCTIWGLETGQVMGRVNEVSGHVKTQLIAHDKEVYDIAFSRAGGGRDMFASVGADGSVRMFDLRHLEHSTIIYEDPQHTPLLRLAWNKQDPNYLATIAMDACEVIILDVRVPCTPVARLNNHRACVNGIAWAPHSSCHICTAGDDHQALIWDIQQMPRAIEDPILAYTAAEGEVNQIQWGATQPDWIAICYNRHTEILRV, encoded by the exons ATGTCGATGCCACATAGTAGCTCGAGCACTACGAGTTCAAGCACAAAAcgtaaagaaatatacaa ATATCAAGCACAATGGCCTCTGTACTCCATGAATTGGTCAGTTCGTCCGGACAAAAGGTTCCGTTTGGCTCTGGGCAGTTTTGTGGAAGAGTATAATAATAAG GTACAAATCATATCATTGGATGAGGAGACGAGTGAGTTCAGTGCTAAGAGCACATTCGACCATCCTTATCCAACCACAAAAATTATGTGGATTCCGGACAGCAAGGGGGTGTATCCTGATCTTCTGGCTACTAGTG GGGACTACCTCCGCATCTGGCGTGCCGGTGAACCGTACACATTGTTCGAGTGTGTTTTGAATAATAACAAGAACTCAGACTTTTGTGCCCCTCTCACATCTTTTGATTGGAATGAAGTCGACCCAAATTTGATTGGTACAAGTAGTATCGACACCACTTGCACCATCTGGGGCTTGGAGACGGGACAGGTGATGGGGAGAGTCAATGAGGTCTCTGGACATGTGAAGACTCAACTGATTGCTCATGATAAG GAGGTGTACGACATAGCGTTCAGTCGCGCGGGAGGAGGCCGCGACATGTTCGCCTCGGTGGGAGCGGACGGCTCTGTTCGCATGTTTGACCTGAGACACCTTGAACATTCCACCATTATATATGAG GATCCGCAACACACGCCGCTGCTCCGGCTGGCGTGGAACAAGCAGGACCCCAACTACTTGGCCACTATAGCGATGGACGCGTGTGAAGTCATCATACTTGACGTGAGGGTTCCTTGCACGCCGGTCGCCAGGCTCAACAACCACAGAGCCTGTGTTAACGGCATCGCTTGGGCTCCGCacag TTCGTGCCACATCTGCACGGCGGGCGACGACCACCAGGCGCTGATCTGGGACATCCAGCAGATGCCGCGCGCCATCGAGGACCCCATCCTGGCGTACACCGCCGCCGAGGGTGAGGTCAACCAGATCCAGTGGGGCGCCACCCAGCCCGACTGGATCGCCATATGCTATAACAGACACACCGAAATATTACGCGTCTGA
- the LOC116768321 gene encoding ATPase family gene 2 protein homolog A, with the protein MSQKLAKKSLWVECERCHCNILSNDKNTHVELNCSKDQVKCPFIDENIFYTWLERASAPPENVPRDAVMVHPSAGALIGAVIGKPLELKRDGALTLVKRMWPSKASAPAAVILPAADLTGAWCSDNKKVTVSVLRDNIPQASYINVKIKNLKKDVDITDILKERFSGHYVCVGSGLVYYYFGKKLQIEILNVKSTNEDTDTPWYVLSHRTVWNIERDKVQLVKKKMALGGMADIVDDIKSLINISFDTTGFAANFQPTKGLLLYGHSGSGKTAICKYLIDSLDCFHIEVNGPKIFSKYFGETEGTMKDLFAKAIANEPSIILVDEIETICPRHSSASTEQERRVTSAFVSLLDNLHQDSSRVFVLATTRKPEAIDPMLRRFGRLDKEVEVPVPDRKRRADILYALLKNLPNKVSSQDMEAISDLAHGYVAADLVNLCSQASMKCLKRMSEAIEKEDLIGALTVVRPSAMRELLIEIPNVRWSDIGGQDGLKLKLRQAVEWPLKHPESFLRLGIRPPAGVLLYGPPGCSKTMIAKALATESGLNFLSIKGPELFSKWVGESERAVRDLFTKARQVAPSIIFFDEMDAIGGERGAGEAGVHERVLAQLLTELDGVVPLNSVTILAATNRPDRMDRALLRPGRIDRLIYVPLPDFETRLQIIELKLSKMSTSDDVNPHVLAIKSEGFSGAELHALCHEAAMRALEKDLNCQEVTMEHFEHVFKDFKPRTPDSLLKIYEEFSLGQRSG; encoded by the exons ATGTCACAAAAATTAGCGAAGAAATCTTTATGGGTGGAATGTGAACGCTGTCACtgcaatattttatctaatgaCAAAAACACGCACGTAGAGCTAAACTGTTCTAAGGATCAAGTAAAATGCCCGTTTATcgatgaaaatatattctacaCATGGCTGGAGAGAGCCAGCGCACCTCCAGAAAACGTCCCAAGAGACGCTGTGATGGTTCACCCATCGGCCGGAGCGTTAATTGGTGCAGTGATCGGGAAACCTCTGGAGTTGAAGAGAGATGGGGCTCTCACACTAGTGAAGCGCATGTGGCCTTCGAAAGCGTCTGCACCGGCAGCTGTAATACTACCTGCAGCAG ATCTGACAGGAGCTTGGTgtagtgataataaaaaagttacagTTTCTGTTTTAAGAGATAACATACCGCAAGCATCTTAtatcaatgtaaaaataaagaatcttAAAAAAGATGTGGACATCACTGATATCCTTAAAGAAAGATTTAGTGGCCACTATGTGTGTGTTGGCAGTGGCTTAGTCTATTActattttggtaaaaaattacaaatagagattttaaatgtgaaatcAACGAATGAAGATACTGACACCCCTTGGTATGTCCTCAGTCACAGAACAGTTTGGAACATAGAGAGAGATAAGGTTCAGCTTGTGAAGAAGAAGATGGCACTTGGAGGAATGGCAGATATTGTGGATGATatcaaatcattaattaatatatcttttgatACTACAGGCTTCGCAGCTAACTTTCAACCCACTAAAGGTCTTTTGCTGTATGGTCATTCTGGTAGCGGGAAAACtgctatttgtaaatatttgatagaCAGTCTCGATTGCTTCCACATCGAAGTTAATGGTccaaaaatttttagtaaatattttgggGAAACTGAAGGAACTATGAAAGATTTGTTTGCAAAAGCGATAGCAAACGAACcaagtataatattagtagatGAGATAGAAACGATATGCCCCCGCCATTCATCAGCCAGCACAGAACAGGAAAGACGCGTCACCTCCGCGTTTGTGTCTTTATTGGATAACCTACACCAAGATTCTAGCAGAGTATTTGTACTAGCTACTACAAGAAAACCAGAGGCAATTGATCCAATGTTGAGGAGATTCGGAAGGTTGGACAAAGAAGTAGAAGTACCCGTCCCCGACAGAAAACGACGCGCAGATATATTATACGCTTTACTCAAAAATCTTCCAAACAAAGTGTCATCACAGGACATGGAGGCGATATCAGACTTAGCTCACGGTTATGTCGCCGCCGACCTCGTGAACTTATGCTCTCAGGCCTCgatgaaatgtttaaaaagaatGAGCGAAGCCATAGAGAAAGAGGATTTGATAGGTGCTTTGACTGTGGTCCGGCCCAGTGCTATGAGAGAGCTTTTGATAGAGATCCCTAACGTGAGGTGGTCAGATATAGGAGGGCAGGACGGACTCAAGCTGAAACTGCGGCAAGCCGTCGAGTGGCCCTTGAAGCATCCTGAAAGTTTCCTGCGTTTAGGAATACGCCCGCCGGCTGGCGTCCTGCTCTATGGACCGCCCGGCTGTTCCAAAACTATGATAGCGAAAGCGTTAGCCACCGAGAGCGGACTCaactttttatcaataaaggGCCCAGAGTTATTTTCAAAGTGGGTGGGCGAATCTGAACGTGCAGTGAGAGATCTCTTCACCAAAGCCCGACAGGTGGCTCCTTCGATAATATTCTTCGATGAAATGGATGCAATCGGAGGCGAGCGTGGCGCGGGCGAGGCCGGGGTGCACGAACGAGTCCTTGCACAGCTATTGACCGAATTGGACGGTGTGGTCCCATTAAATTCCGTCACTATTCTAGCTGCCACCAACAGACCCGATAGAATGGATCGGGCCTTACTCCGACCGGGTCGTATCGACCGACTCATTTACGTTCCTCTACCCGATTTCGAGACCAGGTTGCAAATTATAGAGTTGAAGCTGTCCAAAATGAGCACAAGCGACGATGTAAATCCTCATGTATTGGCCATCAAGAGTGAAGGCTTTTCAGGAGCCGAGCTACACGCGCTGTGCCACGAGGCAGCCATGCGGGCCTTGGAGAAAGATCTCAATTGTCAAGAGGTTACCATGGAGCACTTCGAACATGTGTTTAAAGACTTCAAACCTCGGACTCCAGATTCACTTCTGAAGATATACGAAGAGTTTTCACTGGGCCAACGCTCGGGGTGA
- the LOC116768584 gene encoding gamma-secretase subunit Aph-1 produces the protein MTAAEFFSCSLLAFGAPLAMFALTIANDPVRIIIMIAAAFFWLLSFLLSSMLWYAVVPLRSYLAFGMVFAILIQETFRFGVYLLLKRTESGLKEISENHEIGSNKAEIAYVSGFGFGAMSGAFAIINVLADSIGPGTLGLRHGTEYFFVTSASMTLCMTLLNTFWTVIFFNGLDNKSYLKILWVIGSHFLVSGLSLLNRKELYAATIIPSYIILVITLYISFKCAGGSSKGFLQTFRART, from the exons ATGACTGCCGCAGAGTTTTTCAGTTGTTCTCTTCTAGCCTTCGGAGCGCCTTTGGCTATGTTCGCTTTAACGATAGCCAACGACCCTGTGCGGATCATAATCATGATAGCTGCAGCGTTTTTTTGGCTGCTATCATTTCTACTGTCTTCGATGCTGTGGTACGCCGTGGTACCCCTACGGTCCTATTTAGCTTTTGGAATGGTTTTCGCGATATTAATCCAG GAGACTTTTCGCTTTGGTGTGTATCTTCTATTGAAAAGGACTGAATCAGGATTGAAGGAAATATCAGAAAACCATGAGATTGGTAGTAATAAGGCTGAGATTGCTTATGTGTCAGGCTTTGGGTTCGGAGCCATGAGTGGGGCATTTGCAATCATTAATGTGTTGGCAGATTCT attGGTCCTGGAACGTTAGGACTTCGTCATGGAACGGAATACTTCTTTGTTACGAGTGCGTCTATGACTCTCTGCATGACGCTGCTCAACACATTTTGGACCGTCATCTTCTTTAATGGACTGGACAATAAGAGCTACTTGAAGATCCTGTGGGTGATCGGCTCACATTTTCTAGTGTCCGGATTGAGTTTACTCAATAGGAAAGAACTGTATGCGGCTACAATAATCCCATCATACATAATTCTTGTAATAACTCTATATATATCATTCAAGTGCGCCGGCGGTTCTAGTAAAGGTTTTCTGCAGACATTCCGGGCTAGAACTTAA
- the LOC116768585 gene encoding uncharacterized protein LOC116768585 gives MNETPTSNFPEPRRIGVWTEGAPVETREFVMPKKSAESIDDIPTIPDLDDLQDILEKEISKPPMSEHQDAETMNTLAEVRGVSGSVDGIEAAIEVLKSYIPEVEPDTADTVWTVDTLLAQLAEELLIQ, from the exons atgaatgagACACCTACTTCGAACTTTCCAGAACCGAGGAGGATAGGAGTATGGACTGAAGGAGCTCCCGTTGAAACGAG GGAATTTGTGATGCCTAAGAAATCAGCGGAATCCATCGACGACATACCGACTATACCCGACCTAGATGACTTGCAAGACATACTCGAAAAGGAAATATCTAAACCTCCCAT GTCTGAACATCAAGATGCTGAGACAATGAATACTTTGGCTGAAGTAAGAGGAGTCAGCGGCTCGGTGGATGGCATAGAAGCTGCCATAGAGGTTCTTAAGTCGTATATACCAGAAGTAGAACCTGACACAGCTGACACAGTATGGACCGTGGACACCCTGCTGGCTCAACTCGCTGAAGAGCTGCTCATTCAATAA